The Cryomorphaceae bacterium 1068 region CTTGACTGAGTCTAAGCACGGAAAAGAATTCGAAAAATCACCTGTTCGGGTTTGGGTTGACAATCTCGGATCGGCAATAAATTCTGCTGCTCCTGAGTATGCTCCGCTTATTTCTACTGATGAGACATTACTGATCATAACCGCTAGAAGAGAATCAAATGAAGGAGGACTTAAAGACGAATCGGATAATTTACCCTTTGAGGATGTTTATTATAGCAGAAGTTCAGGCGGTGAATGGTCTCCCTTGAAAAACATTGGAAAGGATGTAAATACCTCTGGCCATGATGCTGGTTCGGGTCTTTCGCCTGATGGAAAAACGCTTTTCGTATTCCGAGGTGACGTAAAGGGGGGAGGCGACATCTATCAATCCGTTTATCAAAACAACGAGTGGAGTAGACCTAAAGCACTTTACAAAACAATCAATACGGATGCACACGAGTCTGCTGCAGCACTCTCTTTTGATGGACAATCGCTGTTTTTTATTAGCGAGAAAGAAGGTGGCTTCGGAGGTAAAGATATCTATGAAGCGCAGTGGGATGTGGAAAAAGAAAGATGGGGGGAAGCCAAAAACTTGGGCCCTGTTGTCAATTCGCCCTATGACGAAGATGGGGTATACATGCATCCCGACGGAAAAACCCTTTACTTCAGCTCAGAAGGTCATAACTCAATTGGGGGAAATGATATCTTCTATTCCGAATATGACGATGGAAGGTGGAAAACACCGGTCAATCTGGGTATTCCTATAAATACACCGGACGATGATGTCTTCTTCAGTGTAGCCGCTGATGGCCGAACGGCTTACTATTCCTCAGATCGAGAAGAAGGTTATGGCGAAAAAGATATTTACAGATTGACATTTTTAGGGCCTGAAAAGCAACCAGTCCTCAATGTTGAAGATCGACTGATTGCCGGGTCGAATGAGCGAAAAATCGAGATTCCACTACAACCCGCAGTAGAGATCCGAACCAGTAAAATGGTTCTCCTTATGGGATTGGTTTTAGATGACGAAACAGAGGCACCTGTTGCCGCGACCATAGATTTGATCGATAATTCTACAGCTGAGGTTCTTGCTTCTTTTCAAGTTGAACCCTCTTCGGGTAAATACTTGGTTTCGTTACCCGCAGGTAAAAATTACGGTTTGAATGTAAATGCTGATGGCTACCTTTTCAATTCGTTAAACTTCAATATTCCCGACTCAGCAGGCTATCGTGAGTTTTACAAAGTCATCAAAATGAAGCGCATTAAGATAGGGGAGACCATTGTACTTCGAAATATTTTTTACGATTACAATAAAGCCACCATCCGCGATGAATCAACTGCTGAACTTGATCGATTAGAGAAGGTACTGGTTGAAAATCCAACCATAAAAGTTGAAATATCAGGCCACACCGATAATGTGGGAGGCGATGATTATAATCTCAATCTTTCGGAGCAGCGCGCTCAATCAGTTGTTTCACACTTGCAAAGCAATGGTATAGATCCATCGCGTATGATCGCAAAAGGATATGGTGAATCTCAACCACTCGCTACCAATGATACTCCTGAAGGTCGACAAGAAAATCGCCGAACTGAGTTTAAAATTATCGATTGATTACTGTTTGGCTAAGATGATTTTATGGTGAGAAATTCCAGACTCGCCAACCACTTCAAGAATATAAGATCCGGGAGCCATCGAACCCAATGAAAGGTTTACGTTTTGTGTTCCCTGACTCATTTCATGAGGACCTTCTTGGAACAAGAGTTTTCCGTCGGTTGACATCAAATGGAGTGAAACAGTTTCGGGATTGGTGAGCGTCAGTGCGATATTGACCTTATCAGTAGTGGGGTTTGGAAACAATTTCACTTCGCCGCTAAATGTTGATTGCTCAAAAGAGCTGAGTACATTGTTTTCAGAGAGGTTTATGTCATCGAGGTAAATATTGTTTCCTCCGTTATTGTAGAAAACAAATCGAAACCTGAAGTTTTCCGTTCGTTCCTCGGGTTGAATATTGGTCACTACCAAATAGTTCCATTCATCTTCGTTTTGGGGAATGAAATAAGTATCCGTTGGTTCGACTGAAGGTAAGGCGCTCGAGGCAGGGAATACCTTTTTGAAGGTCCAGTCATCGGTGCAGTCAGTATTTACAAATACTCGGAGAGCCTCGTAACCTGAATCCGTTTTTCTGGCAAAGGCTGCTCGCATGGAAATGAAAGCTGTGTCCAGTTGAGATAAGTCAATGACTTGGCTGGTAAGTTCTATTTGGCCATTCCCGATCAGGTTATAGTTTTCTATGAAAACAGATTTATCACTCAAGAAACCTACTTCAGGATTAAAATCCCAAGTGATGTTCTGCTCAGGTTCTGATACAATCCAATCTTCCAAGTCTTCGGTTTGCTCTTCAAAATCTTCTGTATAGGGAGCACTTTCATTATTCAATACTTGAATGTAGTTCGTTATCGTCAAGCTGTCTGTTACATCTCCATTTATCGCCTTAATCTTTACCGGATAAAAACCCGATTCTGAATAAGTAACTAGAGGGCTTGATTCAGTGCTTGATTCGGGTTGACCGCCTTCAAATGTCCATTCTACTCCAGAGGTGGCATTGAGCGATAGGTTATTAAATATTACTTCGCCGACTGGACAAATGGCGGTATTATTTGCAGAGAAATTAGGAATCGGTGCTAAGTCGTCCGAATTGAAGAATCCGTTTTTCCATACTCCTCGGCCGTAGGTTGCTAGGAAGATCTGTTGGGTTGAATAGTGAAATACGATTTGATTGACGATAACATTTGGCAGATCCTCATTGTATGGACTCCAATTTTCGAGATCACCGTCAATGTAGAATACTCCTGCATCGGTGCCGGCGTAGATCGCGTCATTGCTGCCTTGAAGGTAGTGTAAGCAGTTCACGGGAATATTGGGCAAGTTGCCGGTTATATTCTCCCAATTATCTCCTCCGTTGTCAGAGTAATATACTTTTTGACCTTCTTCGTATGCCGAAAGCCCTACCCAAATCCTATCGCTGTCTTGGGGATCTACTTCTATCGAAGTGATGAACAAATTGGGGAGTCCATTTCCTATTTCATCCCACGTTTCGCCACCGTCTTCTGTTCGGTAAAGCAATTGAAAAGTGGAAGCCATAATCACATCGGGATTCGACGGGGCTACGCGTAGGGCTCTTAAAGTAGTCCCTGCGTTAAAATTGCTAATAGAGGTCCAAAAGCCCTCTTCATTTTTCCAAACATTTTCATACCCGGCAAAAAGAATATCAGGATTGGTCGGATGAATTTCAAAAGGAGTAACCCATGCCCCTGATTCATTTATGCCATCTGTGTAGTCTTGAAAAGAGAGACCTCCGTTGGTAGATCGTTGATACGCCCCTCCGGGGTAAGAGGCATACATGATGTCATCATTCGTATAGTCAATGGCCGCTCCGTTTCCATCTCCACCGAGTATGTGTTCGTATGCGTTGTCGCTACTGAAAAGATTTGTACCATTGTCTTGTGCACCAGCTAGAATTTTATCAGGATCACTCACTGAAACGGCAATCCTGTAGTACTGACTGATTTGAAGACCTTCGCTAATATCTTCCCACGCATTTCCATTATCTTCTGAGCGAAAAACACCTCCGTCGCTCCCACAATAGAGAGCGTTTCCAAAAAAGTCAAGCGAATGAATGTCTGCATGAGTGTATGCAATATTAGGTGGGTAGTACCAATGTGATTTGATACTCCAACTGTTTCCCCCATTCGTGGTTTCCCAAACGTTTATTCCTCCTACAAATACTCGGTCTTCATCAGTAGGCGAAGCGGCAATGGCCAAATCATACCAGCTTTGACCACCCGGTGAATCTCCGCTTTGTGAGTACCCTAAAAGATTCGGTGAGTTGCTCATTAATTCAAAGGACTCTCCTTCATCGGTACTTCTATAAAAACCTTGAAATCCTGAGTCGCCGGCGTCTCCTGCCAGAATGTAGACCAATTGATCATTTGCAGCAGTAACGGCCATTTCCAAACGATTTACCTCTGAGGAAAAAGGTAAACCTGAAGTGATTTGATCAAAGCTTTCACCTCCGTTTTCAGACTTGTAGAATCTGGTTCCGGTAGTATATACGATATCTGAATTTCCCGGGTGAATGGCTACATCCCTCAAGAATATACTCAGTGGTTGATCCCAAGTTTCACCACCGTCCTCGGTAACGTATAGTCCCTGTGAAGACGTGACGTAAATCTTCTCAGGATTCTGAGGGTCCATCAGTAAGTCTGTGCAACGAATTTGATCTTCGATGTCAAAACCCAAATTAGTGGGCGTCCAAGAGTTTCCGCCATCTGTAGATTTAATGACACCAAAGCTGTAGGTGTCATTTGCGTCTCCATCTCCTGTCGCCAAATAAATGACATCTGTATTTTCGGGATTTACAGCTATGGCGCTTGCCCCTATCGCAACCAATGTATCAGTAAGTGAGGTCCATGAGTCTCCGTTGTCAGTTGATTTCCATAGTCCACCTGCCGGTGTGGCCACATATATATGTTCTGAGTTGGTAGGATCAACATATGTTGCATTCACTCGGCCAAGCCCGGGGTTCCATCCGAATCCTGTCCATGAGGTGGGTCCAACAGGTGTCCACGGATTATCCGATTTCATTTCTGAGCCACCCATCTTGTTCATCACCTTCAATGCCTCCATAAATTTCACTCCCGACACTCTTTCTCCGGAAGGATAGACGCGTGGTTCCATAAAGTATTCCCAGCGTTTGAATTGCTTGTAGCCGCGACCTCGTATGTACCCTTGATCTCCCCATTCTTCTTCAAAGGCCTCTTGAACCTCGTAGAAATTCACATTATCGTCTGTCATCAGATCAACCCAAGTCTGGGCTTCTGAGTAAAGAGCTGCACATACAAAAACGAATAAAAACAGTAGTTTTCTCATAGAACTTTGGAACTTTGCCGAAAAATAGAACTTATTGTGGTTGAATTCGGGCAATCATAAAGTCAAAATTGTAATTCCAAACTATTGCAGTGTATGAAGGTTATCGAGACGAAAGATGGTAGTAAGTCATTATATCTCCCGGAATTGGATGAAACCTATCATTCTACGCATGGTGCACTCCAAGAATCACAGCATGTTTATATTAAGTCAGGGATTGAGTACTTAGTAGATCAAAATAATCCGAAACTTATAAAAGTCTTTGAGATGGGTTTTGGAACGGGGCTCAATGCCTATCTCACTTCCGATTTCGCAAGGAAATCAAACTGCAAAATTCACTATCGAACCATTGAAAAATACCCATTAAGTATTTCTGATCACTGCAGCTTGGGATATTCGCTCTTACTACCATCACCTGATTACGCTCGAGATTGTCATGCTATTGCCGGAGCTACTTGGGGGCAAAAGGTGGAGATCAATTCGAATTTTATTCTGGAAAAAATTGAGGGTGACTTTTTTGATTATTCAGATCAGGAAAGCAGTTTTGATTTACTCTACTTTGATGCTTTCGGACATCGCGCTCAAAGTGAGCTTTGGGAAATTGAAGTATTTCAAATTTGTGCTTCGTTATTGCGAAAGGGTGGAATCTTGGTGACTTACGCTTCAAAAGGTTCGGCCAGAAGAAACATGATTTCAGCAGGGTTTGAGGTAGAGAAAATTCCCGGAGCACCCGGGAAAAGAGAAATGATGAGAGCCACGAAGTTG contains the following coding sequences:
- a CDS encoding OmpA family protein, with amino-acid sequence MRTLLIILLLGFASIAHAQNVPFEKENFPNDKDGFKLAIKNIKEGDRIFEEDRRAYFNLAIPFYTAAHEFNPDNAELNYKLGVCYLFSSQKRKSLPFLTKAYESDVNLDPYNIHYLLGWAHQLNSNWDVAIAEFEKQLKVLTESDGEQIEFQKVQKRLTESKHGKEFEKSPVRVWVDNLGSAINSAAPEYAPLISTDETLLIITARRESNEGGLKDESDNLPFEDVYYSRSSGGEWSPLKNIGKDVNTSGHDAGSGLSPDGKTLFVFRGDVKGGGDIYQSVYQNNEWSRPKALYKTINTDAHESAAALSFDGQSLFFISEKEGGFGGKDIYEAQWDVEKERWGEAKNLGPVVNSPYDEDGVYMHPDGKTLYFSSEGHNSIGGNDIFYSEYDDGRWKTPVNLGIPINTPDDDVFFSVAADGRTAYYSSDREEGYGEKDIYRLTFLGPEKQPVLNVEDRLIAGSNERKIEIPLQPAVEIRTSKMVLLMGLVLDDETEAPVAATIDLIDNSTAEVLASFQVEPSSGKYLVSLPAGKNYGLNVNADGYLFNSLNFNIPDSAGYREFYKVIKMKRIKIGETIVLRNIFYDYNKATIRDESTAELDRLEKVLVENPTIKVEISGHTDNVGGDDYNLNLSEQRAQSVVSHLQSNGIDPSRMIAKGYGESQPLATNDTPEGRQENRRTEFKIID
- a CDS encoding T9SS type A sorting domain-containing protein: MRKLLFLFVFVCAALYSEAQTWVDLMTDDNVNFYEVQEAFEEEWGDQGYIRGRGYKQFKRWEYFMEPRVYPSGERVSGVKFMEALKVMNKMGGSEMKSDNPWTPVGPTSWTGFGWNPGLGRVNATYVDPTNSEHIYVATPAGGLWKSTDNGDSWTSLTDTLVAIGASAIAVNPENTDVIYLATGDGDANDTYSFGVIKSTDGGNSWTPTNLGFDIEDQIRCTDLLMDPQNPEKIYVTSSQGLYVTEDGGETWDQPLSIFLRDVAIHPGNSDIVYTTGTRFYKSENGGESFDQITSGLPFSSEVNRLEMAVTAANDQLVYILAGDAGDSGFQGFYRSTDEGESFELMSNSPNLLGYSQSGDSPGGQSWYDLAIAASPTDEDRVFVGGINVWETTNGGNSWSIKSHWYYPPNIAYTHADIHSLDFFGNALYCGSDGGVFRSEDNGNAWEDISEGLQISQYYRIAVSVSDPDKILAGAQDNGTNLFSSDNAYEHILGGDGNGAAIDYTNDDIMYASYPGGAYQRSTNGGLSFQDYTDGINESGAWVTPFEIHPTNPDILFAGYENVWKNEEGFWTSISNFNAGTTLRALRVAPSNPDVIMASTFQLLYRTEDGGETWDEIGNGLPNLFITSIEVDPQDSDRIWVGLSAYEEGQKVYYSDNGGDNWENITGNLPNIPVNCLHYLQGSNDAIYAGTDAGVFYIDGDLENWSPYNEDLPNVIVNQIVFHYSTQQIFLATYGRGVWKNGFFNSDDLAPIPNFSANNTAICPVGEVIFNNLSLNATSGVEWTFEGGQPESSTESSPLVTYSESGFYPVKIKAINGDVTDSLTITNYIQVLNNESAPYTEDFEEQTEDLEDWIVSEPEQNITWDFNPEVGFLSDKSVFIENYNLIGNGQIELTSQVIDLSQLDTAFISMRAAFARKTDSGYEALRVFVNTDCTDDWTFKKVFPASSALPSVEPTDTYFIPQNEDEWNYLVVTNIQPEERTENFRFRFVFYNNGGNNIYLDDINLSENNVLSSFEQSTFSGEVKLFPNPTTDKVNIALTLTNPETVSLHLMSTDGKLLFQEGPHEMSQGTQNVNLSLGSMAPGSYILEVVGESGISHHKIILAKQ
- the mnmD gene encoding tRNA (5-methylaminomethyl-2-thiouridine)(34)-methyltransferase MnmD, coding for MKVIETKDGSKSLYLPELDETYHSTHGALQESQHVYIKSGIEYLVDQNNPKLIKVFEMGFGTGLNAYLTSDFARKSNCKIHYRTIEKYPLSISDHCSLGYSLLLPSPDYARDCHAIAGATWGQKVEINSNFILEKIEGDFFDYSDQESSFDLLYFDAFGHRAQSELWEIEVFQICASLLRKGGILVTYASKGSARRNMISAGFEVEKIPGAPGKREMMRATKL